A single window of Ananas comosus cultivar F153 linkage group 24, ASM154086v1, whole genome shotgun sequence DNA harbors:
- the LOC109728660 gene encoding hydroxyproline O-galactosyltransferase GALT3-like has protein sequence MEKKITSSSPFAKPYPWAITLLLLPPSLLALSYLLPYSADLRLPFIVTSCGGPSPTATTKATPTAEPDFRLLIGIHTVPAKYHRRHALRLAYFLQQQPTASPMARVSIRFILCNVAKEEDQLIVALEIMHHDDIIILNCTESAERGKTYTYFSSLPAMFEGGERPPYDYVMKTDDDTYLRLDELVKSLKGKAKRNVYYGTGLPFQDREHPPFMLGMGYILSWDLVEWIASSEIARNEPNGIEDTLTGKWLNSGDKARVRYNMFPKMYDYRGGEGNDFEAETIAVHQLKEDLRLVRTLKHFNVTTGLKASKLYHIP, from the coding sequence ATGGAAAAGAAGATTACTTCTTCTTCCCCCTTCGCCAAACCATATCCATGGGCCatcaccctcctcctcctccccccttcGCTCCTCGCCCTCTCCTACCTCCTTCCCTATTCCGCTGACCTCCGCCTCCCATTCATCGTCACCTCCTGCGGCGGCCCCTCCCCGACCGCCACCACCAAGGCCACCCCAACAGCTGAACCCGATTTCCGCCTCCTCATCGGCATCCACACCGTCCCCGCCAAGTACCACCGCCGCCACGCCCTCCGCCTCGCCTACTTCCTCCAGCAGCAACCTACTGCCTCCCCCATGGCTCGCGTCAGCATCCGCTTCATCCTCTGCAACGTCGCCAAAGAAGAAGACCAGCTCATCGTCGCCCTCGAGATCATGCACCACGACGACATCATCATCCTCAACTGCACTGAAAGCGCGGAGCGGGGTAAGACCTACACGTACTTCTCCAGTCTCCCTGCCATGTTCGAAGGTGGCGAACGGCCACCTTACGACTACGTCATGAAGACGGACGACGACACGTACCTACGGCTTGACGAGTTGGTTAAGTCTCTTAAGGGCAAGGCGAAACGCAATGTGTACTACGGAACGGGTCTACCGTTCCAAGATAGGGAGCACCCTCCCTTCATGCTGGGGATGGGGTATATACTATCGTGGGACTTGGTGGAGTGGATCGCATCATCGGAAATAGCGAGAAATGAGCCGAACGGGATCGAGGATACGTTAACGGGGAAGTGGTTGAATAGCGGGGACAAGGCGAGGGTAAGGTATAACATGTTCCCTAAGATGTATGATTACAGAGGGGGAGAAGGGAATGATTTTGAGGCGGAAACCATTGCGGTGCATCAGTTAAAGGAGGACTTGAGGCTGGTGAGGACGTTGAAACACTTCAATGTTACCACGGGGCTCAAGGCTTCAAAGCTCTACCATATTccttaa